The following proteins are encoded in a genomic region of Amphiura filiformis chromosome 18, Afil_fr2py, whole genome shotgun sequence:
- the LOC140139506 gene encoding microsomal glutathione S-transferase 1-like, with protein MENLSFENEIFRLFAQYGTLVVVKMMSLSFITAYKRITRKTFIVAEDAAGAKDPQKHVRIDPDIERVRQCHRNDMENIPPFLIIGLFYVLTSPSLFAATWHFRVFAISRFCHMIAYLIPLPQPTRALSFFVGAFTTLSMAVQVLKLATL; from the exons ATGGAGAACTTAAGCTTCGAAAACGAGATTTTTCGCCTGTTTGCCCAATATGGCACACTTGTGGTGGTAAAAATGATGTCTCTTTCATTTATTACGGCTTATAAACGTATCACCAGAAAG ACATTTATTGTGGCAGAAGATGCAGCTGGTGCCAAGGACCCACAGAAACATGTCAGAATTGACCCTGATATTGAACGAGTCAGACA ATGCCACAGGAATGACATGGAAAACATCCCACCCTTCCTCATAATTGGTCTTTTCTACGTGCTGACGTCACCATCGCTATTCGCCGCCACTTGGCATTTCAGAGTATTCGCCATTTCTCGGTTCTGTCATATGATTGCATACTTGATCCCCCTGCCACAACCAACCCGTGCACTGAGTTTCTTCGTTGGGGCCTTTACTACGCTCTCTATGGCTGTGCAGGTTTTGAAGCTGGCTACACTGTAA